TTTAAGGGAATGTGGGTTTGCTGAGGAGGAAATAGCACAATACATGCAATATATGTGGCAAAAAGACAAGCATTTTAtaccaattatttatttttgagccTCTGAATCtttatgtttaataattaaGCACCatctcactgtgtttttatgtaCTATAGTAATTTCCAGGCTACAAGCATGCCAACAAGTATGCCATAGACAATTGAATTGCTCTTGCAGCCTTTAAAACATACACAGTATCTGCAAATTTAAGTAGCAATGCATGACCCATACCTACtacaagagacagagagttttGTGAGTCTGTGTAAGGTGAGATGCCACTGCCATCAATGATTTCCACAACCAAACTAGAGCGATTGTTTTTTCTTGGGTCCTAAGAGGcagaaaatgtacagtatatgggaACAGTGGAGTCCAGCTGCATGGCACACAACATGTCAACAGCACAAAGACAATGCTGATGGATGTTAAATATTCCACCTACCAGCTTCCAGCACCTTGGTTGTTTTCCATTTGTCCCACAAACAAAAATCCAATCCTGGAGTTCTTCTATTACAGTTATGACATTTTCACAAGAACTCTGAAATATTGTGAAAATGTGCATTAAATGTTACTGCCACTGGCTCATTAGACCATGTAATAAACTGTTTACACATTTCCAGTGAAGTCTTgttaaataaaaccacacaagCTTGTAAATTTGTACATATGGTGTCTGGCGTTTGAACTAAATTATACTCATAATATTAACCAAAGAAGACACATGCACTCATGGTCCACttaattaggaacacctgtacattcatgcagttatctaatcagccaaacatgtagcagcagcaccatgataaaatcatgcagatacagatcaatagcttcagttaatgttcacatcaaatatcagaatggagaaaaaaaatttatctctgtgactttgattgtggcatggttgttagtgccagatgggctggttcgACAAATTTTcaaacacaacagtctctagattttacacagaatgttgtgagaaacaaaaaacatcctgtgagcagaTGGTCTGCAGACAAACACTTTGTTGTGAGAGAATCAgaaaatgaccagactggtttgagctgacaggaagtctatagtaaatCAAAGAAGCAACAACCCTGGTGAGCAAAATAGCATCTCAGCAATCACAGCACATCAAACCTTGcagtggatgggctacaacagcagaagaccacataatgtttcactcctgtcagccaagaacaacaaCCCCGCTGCAATAGTTAcctattgtgaaatatttttccttattttccatGATTATGATTCAATCATTTAAGATCAGCTCAATGTGATTTTTGCTTACTCATGGTTGCATGATGTTTTTGGGTTTCTgtccttcattatgtttttgtcaaggtgttttctcttttgttttccttttgttgCTTGCACATACATAGGAGTATAAAAGCCAACTGCGTCCAACTTATGTTTAGACTAAGATTAAACCTACGAAACACTGTAGTGCCCAGGGTGTCTTTGCGCACATAATAAACCATCTCTTTGACTATACCCTGGCTCTTGGTCTCCTGATTCTTCAAGCATCTTACTTCTGGTGAAGTTGAAGCATTTTAATCATCCAGAAAAGATTTACGTCACTatggacttcctgtcagctcagaccagtctggccattttcctctgacttctctgATGGTTCCTAAATGTTACTTGAACATGATAGGCATACATACCCGATCACAAAAGTCACCTTCATTATCTGTCAGGGTGAAGGTctacaacaaaaatgtattgtattaCTTTTGTATCATAGCCCTCATCTTAATACTACAGaatctgttatatatatatatatatatatatatataatgatgtaatgtatgtgtgtatatgttggCAATTCCCTCaagacacacaacacacaatcgCTTGCCTTCCTTTCACAATGATTAATGAAGAGATTATGTATTTTTTGATGGGCTACTAATGTACCAATAGACTTGCAACACAAATTTATGTTATCGGTTtcttttaataatctgaatttGATAAATGTGAGTTAATGCTGTCAGTTGTGTTTCTTGGTGTATTAGTAATAACAGCCTTGGTTTGACTGCACTGAATTTTTAAACATCTTTATAAATAATTACCTCTACTACACCATCATCGTTCACCTCTAGCACAGAGTTTAGTTTCCCCAAGAGCAAGTTCTCGGATCCATTTCGAAGGCAGAAGACTGTATGGCTTACATTTTTGTTATAGATTAGCTGGTGACGCAAatcatctgtttaaaaaaatgtttatttcagcaaaataaaacaaatcatatGCGGTTCTCGTTGTAGCCGATGAAGGGCATTGTTTACTTTGCTGCAGTTATTAGATATCACTGGCGTTATTCTGATTCATaaagcaagacaaaaaaaactgcGATGCTTGATTAATAAACATACCTTGTCGCAACGTTAATCTGGGAATCGCCCACGAGCAAAAAACGGACAGAAAACACGAACCAAAAAGAAGCGACTTGCAGACCAATTTCATTTCTGTATCCGTCAGGTCATGTAGGTGTTTAAGTCAGGTCTGTGTAACGAAGCAGGCGCTGTGGATCATTCTTCTGATCACTCTTCCCAGAGCTGTTCCTACGTAAAAGGCAAACTAGGCGGTCACCATATGGATCCGGTGGGGCGCCAGTGAGCGCTCCAACGCACCAACTGCCTCGCCTTCCACAAGAAAGAgagtacattattattattattagtagtagtagtagtagtagtagtagtagataataataataataataataataataataataataataataataataataataataattttcctcTATTTTTAACCAGGTAGCACTTTATGATTGCATGTAATAATTTATCTGGTATCCCTGGTGATATTGGGCAGACCTGTTCTGCCGCATGTTAGCTCTCCATCATGACGAGCACGATACGTTCACAAATGACACGCTGTCCTAGAAAGATTCCCCAATGTGTTGAAGCACATTTAAGCTTCTGAATATTAGCATAATAAagatggattttaaaaaaaatgctatcaGAAAGACGATGGTCAGAAATGTATGTTTAGTGTATATTGAAGATAGTGTTGTTACTATGACAACCAATAGGAATCACGCTAGGGCGCTAAAATGGTCATAAACGGCCTTGAACTCTGCACTCCCCAGCCCCAAGGGTAGATCCACGGACTTCACTAGAGATTTATGAATGGAGGATATGggcatacccccccccccccccccccccccccgaaaatTTTTAAAGTCACCAAAACTTGTTTCCAATCATCTATATTTTAGATAACAATGGGTGTAAAATTGATAGAAATAAGGCTATTTTGGGTCAATGTATACCTGTCTCTTAATTTGTGTTAGAAACTGATCTAATATGATTtacttaaattatataaaaataaagaaattaatgtCCACTTTGCCCCCATCTATCCAACACCAACAAAAGGCAAAAATGGCTGTAGCCAAAATACTTTCTGGATTTTAtttagagagtgagtgagagacggCAGTCAGCACTACATTACTGCACATTGACTTTGTTAATTACATTAACTACGTTTATATATGCAGTTATAATCGAGCTACTGTGTAGTCAAGCTACAGTCGTATTTGCCTGTCCGAGTAAACATGACATGATGCGTAATTGAATGATGGATACGGTTTGGTGACTCCTTGTGTGCGCGTCACCTCCTGTAATGATATGGGAGTATCTGATTTCCCTTTAAGACTAAGGTGGGGGAGGGAGATAGATCTATTGCTTAATATCAAAAAACCTCTATCAAATTAGCCAGACAAGTGACTCATCGTTTCTGTTGATTTAAGTCTCCGTGTGCACGCTGTTTATAAGCAACCCCGTTAATGAACTGAATGAATTAGCAAAATGCTCGTCAAAGACTGCGAAGTAAGGGTTTTAATTATAGTGCAAGCCCCTCTTTGGGTGCATTTCCTGGGTCAGCCTTCAGGTGGCGGTGTAGTGAACATGGTGGATACAAGCCGAGGCTAACAGACGAAGAAGAGCGTTTACGCAGCTGACTGCAGGATAATATGGTGCTATatcgttctttttttctttacagcaaATTTATTCTCGCTCGCAACTACCAGTTAATGCTGTATTTGAAAATTAGTaacaaataaaagcaaactTTTCTTGTAGCTGTTGTTTGTTAGGCTATcgtgttagctagctggctaagtTAGCAGTGCTAACCTGTTATGATGCTCTGTCGTCTTTAAAAATCTGTTCGTTCATTTTCCCCCCCAGCGGTTCCGATTTTGTGGGGATTTGGACTGCCCGGACTGGGTCTTAGCTGAAATCAGCACTTTAGCACGAATAGTTGAGTAACAGCtttcatttataataaaatacatacatactagATCACGTGATCTCAGTACATACACTGTATTAGTAAAGCAAAGGAACACTGATGtgctttttcttattatttacgCCACAGTCAAGCGTCAAGATGAAACTTCTGTGTGTGCAAGTGATAAAAGACATCCTCGATGAAGGCATCGATGTAAGTTTCAGCACATTTATGGTGCTGCTATAATGTATGCTTGAGTAGATCTTGAGACATCATTAATACTAGCTTTTCTTTCCAGTATGACAAGGTGGCAAAACTAACATCTGATGCAAAATTTGGTGAGTTAAAGccttatttatttcagtattaaaaGTGGGTCATACGCCTCTTTGACATCCTGTACACAAATAAGCTATAACTTACAGCTCTTCATGGTTTTGCTTAGTTGGGTTTGAACTGAACAGTGATGTTTTTGTCACAGCCCTTAATACAAATTTCCATACAGTGCCCCAAAAAAACAATGTCACCAGTGCAAATACAGTATACGCGTTTATTACACAAAGTCACACAAAATGTCTGAACCTCTTCACTCACAAAACAGTTGTAAAGCTAAATCTTAAATCAgcattgtaatattttattgtcTTGGTCTGCTACCAGGACATTTGAGACTCTAGTAAAACtgtaaaatgagaaaaaacacTCACTATTTATAGTCGGACTGAGTGTCTACATGCTCACACGCaacattctttaaaaagaaataatctgACTGGACAGAATACATTCCCTTTTGAATtcagttcctctcaaggtttattCCTCTTGTCTCACTGAGCTTTTCCTGGTCACTgacgcctctggcttgctcattagggatctaaatataagtctacatctggatttcttcCGCTGTGTGACAAtaactatttttaaaagtactaTCCAGATAAAATTCAATTGAACTTCCCCATTGTTCTCCACTAAATGCAGAAATAGCAGTATTTATGTctgttttacatatttaaagACATTTGAGTATTACACATTCACTTGTGTgcacattaacattttaaaactaaaaGTGTAACATTATCAAAAATACCTATTACCAAAGAAGTTGATTTTATTATCAGAAAAGTTCAAAAGCCATTTTTGTGTAACTCTACTCTCACCAACAGTTCTCATTTATTTGTTGCAAGCTAcagctgggcgatatatcggtATAATATCAATATCGTAATAAATGATTACGTGATACACTTTtatgagatatcgttggtatggtgattttttttttttaatgtctttaataattacaaattaaatggcaATGAATGAATGGCATTGagttgatgtattttattttataaaacttAATCTTtatctttgtaggcattaaagaaaagactcctcaaactcagtttaacggtttttgttcattttactactgttttgcagaaaaTTTATTAGCTAAACTATATACTGTGATATGCATcgtgtattgtagaaatgtaagtattgtgatatgatatttttgtcatatcacccagcccaGTCGCAAGCTATTGTGACCTACAATCttaatgttctgtgtatttgttCCAGAGAGTGGAGATATTAAAGCCAGTGTCGCCGTACTGAGTTTTATCCTCTCCAGTGCAGCAAAGCATGATGTTGATAGTGACTCTCTATCCAGTGAACTTCAGCAGCTGGGCTTGCCTAAAGGTGAGAATGATCGGGAACATTTACTACACAAAAACTAGTGATATACAATTTGGTCACTTAATGCAGCTACATTACCAGTCAGTGAACATGATATTTGTTTGCACACATCTTCACATAGCAGTTACAGAGGCGATAATGGCACCTGTGTCTTTGCAGAGCACACAACAGGACTGTGTAAATCTTATGAAGACAAACACATAGCCCTGCAGGAGAAGCTAAAGGAGAGCAGTCTACGCTGTGAGTATGAAAAGGCATGGAGTAGACTTTATATCAGCCCCTAGTTACTCAGTGTTGCTGAGCACATGCTACATATCATATATTCAGTAGCACATATAGCACAAATGAGCAGAGTgcatcactgtgtgtgttcagtggggCGTCTGGAAGCAGTGAATTGGAGGGTGGACTACACACTGAGCTCCAGCGAACTGAAGGAGGTGAATGAGCCCACAGTACAGCTGAAGCTCCAGGCTCAGGACCCAGAGACCGGTTCCACTGAGACCACTGTAGTCTCAGTCACTGCAGACAAGTTCAGAGTGCTCTTAACAGGTATGATTAAGAGTTTGCAACCAATAAATCTGCTATTTTCCattttataatacaatatttatatGGAGTgtacatttatgtattttttccccctttgctTTCTAGAACTTAAACAAGCGCAAGCTATGATGAATGCACTGCAGTGAATCCatcttgttttatgtttttatgaatTCATTATGAATGAGTGTCATGTACATTTACCGAATCTCTGACTGTTTAAGTAGCTTTGTTACTTTCTGGTCACCATGCACATATTGGCCTGTTGGAAGTCACACAGTTGGGCTTTCAGTTCCAGTGGAATTAATGGGATTATTTTGTGAAGCAGAAAACATGGTGGTGTAATTCTGTATTATAAGGTGCATCACTTATATAGATGTATGCACAATCAGCAGTTTCAAATCGGTTTTTGGACTAATCGTAAAGCAAATTAAGAACAATTTCCATTACTTGGTCCACAGTGATTCTGTACAAATGTGTGCAGACTAATTATAAGGCACATCAATACAATACAGAGCTATGCACAGACAGGTCCTTCTACTAAGAACTGAAATAACACGTTATGTTACTTGGTCTGCCGTTTTCCCCCCTCAGTCATGTTGAttggttttgcttttttttttcctcttcctttttttttaaacttaaaccttttgtattttttagatgaatgttcataaaataaataatttgacaATAATGTATTGCCCATGACAGTTCTTTTTATGCTGACTTCTGTAGATTCACCATGTTTTGCAAATATTGTGTTTTGTCAACAGAACAACTCCAGTCTGTAAGGAATAATTAATTAGCATATATAGCTTCATCCAATCACAGAGCAGTAAGTGGCTGTGATTCCTCCAATCACAAAGCACCAGCACCTGAGCTTTAATCTAATAAGGCAAGCATTGTGACCCAAAATATATACTATGTATTAAATAGTagtataccacagcactgacGAATTCTCATATTTGATATTCATATAATGGTAATGctttctgtaaaaataaataaattaataaataaagatggaaggagtctccagtgtcagttttGTAGTGGTCAGTAAATTTTCCCGCACGAGATGGTTTGTACTTCCTCAGTTACATGACAGACTAcattttgagagagagagaggaaaagaaagaaagaaaatgaatatcTGTTGAGGGGATGACTGTTTACAGTTGCTATAGTGTTAGGTGTTAGCATGTGTTAGCACCAGGTGCTAACAttagatgtaactataaacggttaTAAAGCATGATGCcattcattaaatattttatattttattttttgaagaaaatcaTCAACTTAAGATAAACTAAATTAAGATAAGCTTAACGTTAGCTTCCCAGCTCAACTTTAGGACAAAATTGCCTCAGATAGTCTAACTGCTGAtaaggtacgttcacacacaACGAATCGCAGCcgctgataaatgttactatggcaaccagtagtcgGTATGCCTAGCGATTTGCAgcaataaaaaattgctgtatCTCGAGCTCaggaactacacttcccatcaAACCACTGTTTCCGCTTCGTAAACATGGCGGTGTTTAGTTAAACAGCGTGAGTAAAGTACTGCAGAGTGCCAGTAAACTAAACTTTTTGCTGGTTCATACCGACTACAGCAGTTACAGAATCTGCACAATTGCGCAACAACTTGGACGCGATCGAATCTTTCAGCTCTTCTGTACTACCATCTCGCAAGTTGCACTCGGTTTTAAGAATCATCAGTCAG
The genomic region above belongs to Ictalurus punctatus breed USDA103 chromosome 14, Coco_2.0, whole genome shotgun sequence and contains:
- the commd4 gene encoding COMM domain-containing protein 4, whose amino-acid sequence is MRFRFCGDLDCPDWVLAEISTLARISSVKMKLLCVQVIKDILDEGIDYDKVAKLTSDAKFESGDIKASVAVLSFILSSAAKHDVDSDSLSSELQQLGLPKEHTTGLCKSYEDKHIALQEKLKESSLRLGRLEAVNWRVDYTLSSSELKEVNEPTVQLKLQAQDPETGSTETTVVSVTADKFRVLLTELKQAQAMMNALQ